In Leucoraja erinacea ecotype New England chromosome 20, Leri_hhj_1, whole genome shotgun sequence, the DNA window tacacatccatgtgcctttctaaaatcctcttcaatgccactatcgtatctgcctccaccaccaccatcctgacagtgtgtttcaggcacccaccactctgtgtaaagaaaGAGACAAGAGGCACATTGGCTTCACAGTAAATATGCTTATTTATTTTGTGATAATTGAGGTTCTCTTCAAAATATTTCCTGTTTTGAACTAAATTCTGCTTTCTTCCTAGGAAAGTGATGCAAAGGTGACCTTGCTACTCAAAGAATTAGCGGGCGGCATTCAGCTGCTGAAGCTGAGCGGCTGCTATTGGTTGTCCGGCTCAACCATTGACCTGGTCACTCGGTGTAAGAACATCGTGAAACTTGACCTGACGGGGTGCCAGATGACGTCACTGCGACTCTCGAAGATGCTGTCCGTGCTCCGGAGCCTCCGCTCGCTCGCCTTGGACATCAAGCAAGGGTTCGACGTGGGCCAGCTGAGCAGCGCATGCAAGACCACCCTCCGCAAAGTCACCGAACTGAAGCAGACCCTGTTCACCCCCTCCTACGGCATCGTCCCCTGCTGTACCAAGTTGGAGAGGCTGTTGCTTTACTTTGAAATCCCCGACCGGACTCGAGATGGCGAGATGCTCTCGGGGCAGCTGATGGTCGGACAGAGCAACATTCCCCACTATCAAAACCTCAAGGTGTTCTATGCAAGGTTATCACCAGGCTACGTCAACCAGGAGGTGGGGAGGTTTTACCTGTCAGTCCTGAGTATCCGGACTCCTGAGAACCTGCGTGCCTTTATCCTCTCCGTCCCGGGCATTTTTGTCGACACCGGGTGCTCCACATGGAACTTCCTTGACTGTATGACCAAAAACTTCAGCCTGGAGGCATTGCAGCTCCCTCGTTCCTGGTTGAATGGGTCATCGCTTCTGCACTCCTCGCTGCTGCACACCATTACTCTGAGTAACCCGGTCTATTTAAACTTCAGCCACTGCATACTCTCCGGATGCCAGCTGAGCCATCAGATCATTAACGGCGGCAGAAACGTTCAGTCGCTGGTTAGTCTGAATCTCAGTGGCTGCGTCCACTGCTTACTGTCAGACTGCTCTGTCTTTCGCAAGGCCAAAGATAACATTGATTTCGACGTGGTGGAGGCGCTGGTAAACTGCTGCCCCAACCTGAAGCACTTGAACCTCTCAGCGGCTCACCACCACAGCCCCGAGGGGACAGGGCAACACTTGTGCCTGCTGTTAGCCAGGTTGAAAAAGTTACGCTCCCTCTCGCTGCCTGTGTGCTGTGTCGTGCAAAGTGGCAAAAACGTCGGCAAGCAACCAAGCCAATCCTTGCGGCGGGGTCTGAGGAAGAAGGTCCGGattggagttgctgcctatccGAATGATGGTCAGGAGCAGCCACCCTTGGAAGCACCTCCGCCTGTGTTTGGTACTCTGCTGGAAAACGTTCCCTTTTTAGAAGAACTTGAACTGATTGGGTCCAGTTTCTCCTCGAACGTGCCTCGGAACGAGCCCGCCATCAGGAATATGCAGCCACCCTGCGAGCGGGCGCAGCGCATCCGCGATGAAGAACTGATGCTCATCGGACAGTTGCAGTACCTGCGCCTTCTGACTCTGGCTCAGCTCCCTGGCATTCTGACTGGGTCGGGCCTGACTGCCATCGGCTTGAATTGTCAGCAGCTCCAAACCCTGTCACTGGCAAACCTGGGTCTGCTGGGGAATGTTGCCTACATGCCTGCCCTGTGTGAAATGCTGAAACACTGCAAACAATTGAAGGACTTGAGGTGAGCGAATGTAATCTGATTTTGATGAGATATATTACAGGAATGAAGGGTGCACTTTGTATAAGATATAACAACATTTTACATCTTATTGTAGTACAATTTGTAATCCTCCATATGAAAACGGGAGATCACATTTTTATAGCCCTTGTTGCTAAATGCTTGGGTTGCCACAAGGAATATCGGAGCCGGTGATTTTAAGTGAAGTCATTTGCTGCATTGACAAGTGAAGCAGCAGCTTGCACGGAAAGTCCCACAAATAGCACCGAGATAAAGAAACAATTATATTTGTGTTGTAGTTATGATACTGGGCTTGTAATCCTGAGACTTGGAATAATCTGGAGAAATTGAGTTCAAATCCTATTATGATAGATGGAGAATTTAAATTTGATTCTTTTTCTTTAAACAAAAGACTGCGAAAGAAGGTGATTACATTAAAATtgaatatttttgattttttCCTAAAAAGATCATTGGTGAACTAATATCCCGCTGCAACCTATAAGTTGCCAAACAAGCCAGGCACTTTTATGAATGAACAAaccggaaagggtgcagagacgatttccaaggatgttgccaggacttgagggcttcagctatagggagatgttaagCATGCTATGACTCCATTATTTGGAGAGCAAGAGGATGAtgagtgattttatagaggtacacaaaatcatgagataaatTGATTGTGTAAAtgcagagactcttgcccagagaagaggaatcaagaatcagagggcaaaggtttaaaattaggggggaaagatgtaataggaacctgaggagtattttttttacacaaagggtggcgggtgtaggaaacgagctgctggtggaggtagtcgaggcagggactatcgcaaggatcaagaagcatttagacaggaacatggctaGAACAGGTTTAGACTTTTCCctgtgccaataaactaaactgaaacaagaGGGATAATggccagacgcaggcaggtgagactgatgtagctgggacttgtcggccggcgtgggcaagttggccgaaaggcccgtttccacactatcactctatgactctatctgaaaAAGGCAATTCCTTTTCTGGTTATGTCAAAAGAAACTTCGTCTCAGTCCTCAGTAATTCTCATTACCAGTTGAAAAGATAAGGGTGAAAGAAAACAATATGTTTAGTTATTGGAATAAAagtgtgaggaagggtcccgcTATGAtgcattacctatccattttctctggggttgctgcctgactcactgagttacttcagcactttgtgtccatcttttgtaTGATTATTGTTTATTGCTCCAGTTACAGTTATGTATCTGTCATAACACAATCAAACTGTATTTGATTGattaagctggagtaaatcagcaggtcaggcaggagaaagggaatcggtgatgtttcagttcgagacccttctccgaaacgtcacctattccttttctccagagatgctgcctgacccgctgagttcctccagctttttttgtctgtcttcagtttataccagcatGTGCATGTCCTTCCGACACatgtatttcattcattgtttggtCCCCCATTTTTGTCCTTGTACATCTTTCACTCTCATTCAAAACTCTTGTTAGTCTACCATATCTTATTTTGTGGCAAATGTTTGTACTAATTTCACTGTCGTCCTAGTGAGTTCCATTGT includes these proteins:
- the fbxl18 gene encoding F-box/LRR-repeat protein 18 — encoded protein: MESGDDAEAEAESGPGRQYSERGLGQARNLTEFSDEILLNILGFVPSCDLLLNVRRVSRKLAALCVDKSLVNSISLHKEYQESDAKVTLLLKELAGGIQLLKLSGCYWLSGSTIDLVTRCKNIVKLDLTGCQMTSLRLSKMLSVLRSLRSLALDIKQGFDVGQLSSACKTTLRKVTELKQTLFTPSYGIVPCCTKLERLLLYFEIPDRTRDGEMLSGQLMVGQSNIPHYQNLKVFYARLSPGYVNQEVGRFYLSVLSIRTPENLRAFILSVPGIFVDTGCSTWNFLDCMTKNFSLEALQLPRSWLNGSSLLHSSLLHTITLSNPVYLNFSHCILSGCQLSHQIINGGRNVQSLVSLNLSGCVHCLLSDCSVFRKAKDNIDFDVVEALVNCCPNLKHLNLSAAHHHSPEGTGQHLCLLLARLKKLRSLSLPVCCVVQSGKNVGKQPSQSLRRGLRKKVRIGVAAYPNDGQEQPPLEAPPPVFGTLLENVPFLEELELIGSSFSSNVPRNEPAIRNMQPPCERAQRIRDEELMLIGQLQYLRLLTLAQLPGILTGSGLTAIGLNCQQLQTLSLANLGLLGNVAYMPALCEMLKHCKQLKDLRLEQPYLAACAQFFQALGHCSSLRRLCIVSRHGTFQHSAVLSFMTKCSDVIMCHMFTGETLVACKKLQQALIRGFQTARPALNVAIFPLLHEGLADVIRDVPMMHLDEITLFKSRVAEDPPRLWW